A genomic region of Gossypium hirsutum isolate 1008001.06 chromosome D01, Gossypium_hirsutum_v2.1, whole genome shotgun sequence contains the following coding sequences:
- the LOC107952673 gene encoding protein DOWN-REGULATED IN DIF1 11, whose amino-acid sequence MASLNVYAALVILAIALSGAVIVDSVKTHSCGNMTLRCIDEVYTSIFRNGTVSDECCHKLVKIGRPCHEALVRRDLEDPFFKNHTNIKQEILSKAKQIWNKCTSIVDAVSVSPNASP is encoded by the coding sequence ATGGCAAGCTTGAATGTTTATGCTGCTCTAGTAATTCTGGCCATTGCGCTTAGTGGTGCGGTGATTGTTGATTCAGTCAAGACACACAGTTGCGGAAACATGACGTTGCGTTGTATCGACGAAGTTTACACGAGTATATTCAGAAACGGGACCGTCTCCGATGAATGTTGTCACAAACTTGTGAAAATCGGTCGACCATGCCATGAAGCATTGGTGAGAAGAGATCTTGAAGATCCTTTCTTCAAAAACCATACAAACATTAAACAAGAAATTTTATCAAAGGCTAAACAGATATGGAATAAGTGCACTTCAATTGTTGATGCTGTTTCAGTTTCACCCAATGCTTCCCCTTGA